The Heptranchias perlo isolate sHepPer1 chromosome 17, sHepPer1.hap1, whole genome shotgun sequence genome has a segment encoding these proteins:
- the ogg1 gene encoding N-glycosylase/DNA lyase isoform X2 — translation MLFNLDCSWLARREGDTHSGVRKQKEDSPQKGRSATTGCSSAQRGEVQFYRVIGITSGQLAGKVMQRHATLPACPALWHSIPCSCSELRLDIVLSCGQSFRWQEMSPGHWTGVLANRVWTLTQSEDQIWYRTYSKEAENGIHLSTGHKKRKGPSINTVGVKVKKETRIKTKLKNEDGNVPETEMTFPEVKMEPVERMQQINDTTAGTLKLECSTMDEEECRILTDYFQLHVQLLELYSHWSQADKHFEQVAQDFPGVRVLRQDPIECLFSFICTSNNHISRITGMIERLCQTYGEKLCKLDSVTYYSFPTLQALAGG, via the exons ATGCTGTTTAATTTGGACTGCAGCTGGCTCGCAcgaagggagggagacacacactcgGGAGTCAGAAAACAAAAAGAAGACTCCCCGCAAAAGGGTCGCTCGGCCACCACAGGATGCAGCTCAGCTCAGCGCGGCGAGGTGCAG TTTTACAGGGTCATTGGGATAACCTCTGGACAACTTGCTGGTAAAGTCATGCAGAGACATGCTACACTGCCTGCATGCCCAGCACTCTGGCACTCAATCCCCTGCTCTTGCTCCGAGCTGAGGCTAGATATCGTGCTTTCTTGTGGTCAGTCATTCCG ATGGCAGGAGATGAGCCCTGGACACTGGACAGGAGTCTTAGCCAATCGTGTGTGGACCCTGACACAGAGCGAGGATCAGATCTGGTACCGGACATATTCCAAGGAGGCAGAAAATGGCATCCACTTATCAACAGGTCACAAAAAGAGAAAAGGACCTTCTATAAATACGGTCGGTgttaaagtgaaaaaggaaactaGAATAAAAACCAAACTTAAGAATGAAGATGGAAACGTCCCAGAAACAGAGATGACATTTCCTGAAGTGAAAATGGAACCAGTGGAGCGCATGCAGCAGATAAATGATACCACAGCTGGAACGTTGAAACTGGAATGTAGTACTATGGATGAAGAGGAATGCAGGATTTTAACTGACTATTTTCAGTTGCATGTGCAACTCTTAGAGCTGTACTCACACTGGAGTCAAGCTGACAAACACTTTGAGCAAGTGGCGCAGGATTTCCCTG GTGTCCGCGTCCTACGTCAGGATCCCATTGAGTGTCTTTTCTCTTTTATCTGCACCTCCAACAACCATATCTCGCGCATCACCGGAATGATTGAGCGCCTGTGCCAGACCTATGGAGAGAAGCTGTGCAAGCTGGACTCTGTCACCTACTACTCATTCCCAACATTGCAGGCACTGGCAG